A genomic stretch from Astatotilapia calliptera chromosome 4, fAstCal1.2, whole genome shotgun sequence includes:
- the rabep2 gene encoding rab GTPase-binding effector protein 2 gives MMELPDEKMSSKNEDTETSLQAQLADCRAQVEHWQGVATICELSKQEELAELQKQCDQEIQSLQEALRETAAQYEARIAVLQSQPVEWKRSSGPHMISGRKGRVDAEHVSVVNSLTEDESAPSTHSHPPELEAVPEGEGAALTTEGYFSLRNCDSASLSSFSLDTPSLPRKHHAQDDTDSLVSTGTLVPEAIYLPPAGHRLVTHSDWDALNAQLSELRGEVSRLQAEKEELERELDTQSNHTHKQVSTLQSQVQASESLLQDLQKSFSQSQNAVQSRLAELSLSQRKMCNELSRLKGEEVEEDVPDTGSSFSAALHGAHCEERLRIEIVNLREQLDTRTEESEVLEVQFSSLKTETEKIHAQREQLQAELLACRTELEALRVALSHVQSTNKILSSEKATLNQQCLELRSQVISLRSQVDTSQAVQRDFVELSQSLQVKLELIRQAESLEQVKEILEEGHGEDNSPPVDTP, from the exons ATGATGGAGCTGCCAGACGAGAAGATGAGCTCCAAGAATGAAGACAcag AGACGAGCCTGCAGGCCCAGCTAGCAGACTGCAGAGCACAGGTCGAACACTGGCAGGGTGTGGCGACGATCTGTGAGCTGAGCAAACAGGAGGAACTGGCAGAGCTGCAAAAACAATGCGATCAAGAGATCCAGTCACTGCAGGAGGCTCTCAGAG AGACAGCAGCTCAGTACGAGGCCAGGATAGCTGTTCTGCAGTCTCAACCTGTAGAGTGGAAGAGATCCAGTGGACCCCACATG ATCAGTGGAAGGAAGGGAAGGGTGGATGCCGAACACGTGTCAGTCGTCAACAGTCTGACTGAGGACGAATCGGCGCCATCGACGCACAGCCATCCACCAGAGCTGGAGGCGGTGCCGGAGGGAGAAGGTGCTGCACTTACAACAGAAGGATATTTTTCACTAAGGAACTGTGACTCAGCCTCGTTGTCCTCTTTCTCCTTGGACACGCCGTCGCTGCCCAGAAAACACCACGCTCAGGACGACACTGACTCGCTGGTCTCCACGGGTACTTTGGTGCCTGAAGCCATTTACCTGCCACCAGCTGGCCACCGGCTGGTCACACACAGTGACTGGGACGCGCTCAATGCTCAG TTGTCAGAGCTGCGAGGGGAAGTGAGTCGCCTGCAGGCAGAGAAGGAGGAGCTGGAGAGAGAACTGGATACCCAGAGCAACCACACGCACAAACAG GTATCAACGCTCCAGTCTCAGGTCCAGGCTTCAGAGTCTCTCCTCCAGGATTTGCAGAAATCTTTCAGCCAGTCACAGAATGCAGTCCAGAGCCGGCTG GCGGAGTTGTCCCTTTCTCAGAGGAAGATGTGCAATGAGCTTTCCAGACTGAAAGGAGAAGAGGTTGAGGAGGATGTACCAGACACTGGCTCATCCTTCTCAGCAGCACTACAT GGGGCGCACTGTGAAGAGCGCCTTCGCATTGAGATAGTCAACCTGAGGGAGCAGCTGGACACACGGACAGAGGAGAGCG AAGTTTTAGAGG tgCAGTTTTCCAGTCTGAAGACCGAGACAGAGAAGATCCACGCTCAGAGGGAGCAGTTGCAGGCTGAGCTGCTGGCGTGCCGCACTGAACTGGAAGCCCTCCGGGTGGCGCTCTCTCATGTGCAAAGCACCAACAAGATCCTCAGCAGTGAGAAA GCAACTCTGAACCAGCAGTGTCTGGAACTGCGGAGCCAGGTGATCAGCCTGCGCTCTCAGGTCGACACCAGCCAGGCTGTGCAGCGAGACTTCGTTGAGCTCTCCCAGTCACTGCAG GTGAAGCTGGAGTTAATTCGGCAGGCAGAGAGTCTGGAGCAAGTCAAGGAAATCCTGGAAGAGGGACATGGTGAAGATAACTCCCCACCTGTGGATACCCCTTGA
- the atp2a1 gene encoding sarcoplasmic/endoplasmic reticulum calcium ATPase 1 isoform X1, translating into MENAHTKESEDVLAYFGVTEDTGLSPEQVKKSLEKYGYNELPAEEGKSIWELVVEQFEDLLVRILLLAACISFVLAWFEEGEETVTAFVEPFVILLILIANAVVGVWQERNAESAIEALKEYEPEMGKVYRADRKSVQRIKAREIVPGDVVEVSVGDKVPADIRIISIKSTTLRVDQSILTGESVSVIKHTDPVPDPRAVNQDKKNMLFSGTNIAAGKAIGIAVATGVSTEIGKIRDQMAATEQEKTPLQQKLDEFGEQLSKVISLICVAVWIINIGHFNDPVHGGSWIRGAIYYFKIAVALAVAAIPEGLPAVITTCLALGTRRMAKKNAIVRSLPSVETLGCTSVICSDKTGTLTTNQMCVTKMFVIDRVEGDSVSLCQFDISGSKYTPEGEVTKNGAFVKCGQYDGLVELATICALCNDSSLDYNESKGIYEKVGEATETALCCLVEKMNVFNTEVRSLSKVERANACCSVIKHLMRKEFTLEFSRDRKSMSVYCCPAKSAKAPVGNKMFVKGAPEGVIDRCTYVRVGTNRVPLTGPVKDHIMSVIKEWGTGRDTLRCLALATCDTPLRKEEMNLEDSTKFADYETDLTFVGCVGMLDPPRKEVMSSIELCRAAGIRVIMITGDNKGTAVAICRRIGIFTEDEDVTGKAFTGREFDDLAPYDQKKAVRKACCFARVEPAHKSKIVEFLQGFDEITAMTGDGVNDAPALKKAEIGIAMGSGTAVAKSASEMVLADDNFSSIVSAVEEGRAIYNNMKQFIRYLISSNVGEVVCIFLTAALGLPEALIPVQLLWVNLVTDGLPATALGFNPPDLDIMGKPPRSPKEPLISGWLFFRYLAIGGYVGAATVAAAAWWFLYSDDGPMVTFHQLSHFMQCSEDNEDFDGVHCEVFESAPPMTMALSVLVTIEMCNALNSLSENQSLVRMPPWSNVWLVAAMSLSMSLHFMIIYIDPLPMIFKLTHLNVEQWMIVLKLSIPVILLDELLKFVARTYLDGKV; encoded by the exons GCAAAAGTATCTGGGAGTTGGTGGTGGAGCAGTTCGAGGACCTGTTGGTCAGAATCCTTCTACTGGCAGCCTGCATCTCTTTT GTGCTGGCTTGGTTTGAGGAAGGAGAAGAAACTGTGACTGCTTTTGTCGAGCCCTTTgtcatcctcctcatcctcatcgCGAATGCTGTTGTTGGAGTGTGGCAG GAGCGCAATGCAGAGAGCGCCATCGAGGCCCTGAAGGAGTACGAGCCTGAAATGGGGAAAGTTTATAGGGCAGACAGGAAGAGCGTGCAGAGAATCAAGGCCAGGGAGATCGTTCCTGGTGATGTAGTGGAGGTCTCTG TTGGTGACAAAGTGCCAGCTGATATCAGGATCATCTCCATCAAATCTACAACCCTGCGTGTGGACCAGTCCATTCTTACTG GTGAGTCTGTCAGCGTGATCAAGCACACAGATCCAGTTCCAGACCCCCGAGCCGTCAACCAGGACAAGAAGAACATGTTGTTCTCT GGCACCAACATTGCTGCCGGTAAAGCCATTGGCATTGCTGTTGCGACTGGTGTCTCTACCGAGATCGGCAAGATTCGCGACCAGATGGCTGCCACCGAGCAGGAGAAGACCCCTCTGCAGCAGAAACTGGACGAGTTTGGAGAGCAGCTCTCAAAG GTCATCTCCCTGATTTGTGTGGCCGTGTGGATAATCAACATCGGTCATTTCAATGACCCCGTCCATGGAGGCTCCTGGATCCGCGGCGCTATCTATTATTTCAAGATTGCTGTGGCTTTGGCTGTGGCTGCTATTCCTGAAG GCCTGCCTGCTGTCATCACCACTTGCCTTGCGCTGGGAACACGTCGTATGGCCAAGAAGAACGCCATCGTCAGAAGCCTGCCTTCTGTGGAGACCCTGGGCTGCACCTCGGTCATCTGCTCCGATAAGACCGGCACCCTCACCACCAACCAGATGTGTGTGACCAAG ATGTTCGTCATCGATAGAGTTGAAGGCGACAGCGTTTCCCTCTGTCAGTTTGACATTTCGGGCTCAAAGTACACCCCAGAGGGAGAAGT AACAAAGAATGGTGCGTTTGTGAAGTGCGGACAGTATGACGGATTGGTTGAGCTGGCAACTATTTGCGCACTGTGCAATGATTCTTCTCTGGACTACAACGAG TCCAAGGGCATTTATGAGAAGGTGGGTGAGGCCACTGAGACGGCCCTGTGCTGTTTGGTGGAGAAGATGAATGTGTTCAACACTGAAGTGCGCAGCCTGTCCAAGGTGGAGAGGGCAAACGCTTGCTGTTCC GTTATCAAGCATCTGATGAGAAAGGAGTTCACCCTGGAGTTCTCCAGAGACAGAAAGTCCATGTCAGTCTACTGCTGTCCTGCTAAGTCGGCCAAAGCACCTGTGGGAAACAAGATGTTTGTCAAA GGTGCTCCAGAGGGAGTTATTGACCGCTGCACTTATGTTCGTGTGGGTACTAACCGTGTACCGCTGACTGGCCCGGTGAAAGACCACATCATGTCAGTCATCAAGGAATGGGGCACCGGACGCGACACCCTCCGCTGTTTGGCCCTGGCCACATGTGACACACCTCTgaggaaggaggagatgaacTTGGAGGACTcaacaaagtttgcagactacgAG ACGGACCTGACCTTTGTTGGCTGCGTTGGTATGCTTGACCCTCCTCGGAAAGAAGTCATGAGCTCCATTGAGTTGTGCAGGGCCGCCGGTATCCGTGTCATCATGATCACTG GTGACAACAAAGGTACGGCTGTGGCCATCTGCCGCCGCATTGGCATCTTCACTGAGGATGAGGATGTCACAGGCAAGGCCTTCACCGGCCGTGAGTTTGATGACCTCGCTCCATATGACCAGAAGAAGGCCGTTCGAAAGGCTTGCTGCTTCGCCAGAGTTGAACCAGCACACAAGTCTAAGATTGTGGAGTTCCTACAAGGCTTTGATGAGATTACAGCCATG ACTGGTGATGGAGTGAACGATGCCCCCGCCTTGAAGAAGGCGGAGATTGGCATCGCCATGGGCTCTGGCACTGCCGTTGCCAAGTCTGCCTCTGAGATGGTCCTGGCTGACGACAACTTCTCTTCCATTGTGTCTGCTGTTGAGGAGGGCAGAGCCATTTACAACAACATGAAGCAGTTCATCCGCTACCTCATCTCCTCGAATGTGGGCGAGGTCGTCTG TATCTTCCTGACTGCTGCACTCGGTCTTCCTGAGGCTCTGATCCCCGTCCAGCTTCTTTGGGTCAACCTCGTGACTGACGGTCTGCCTGCCACCGCACTGGGCTTCAACCCGCCTGACCTGGACATCATGGGCAAACCCCCCCGCTCCCCCAAAGAGCCCCTCATCTCTGGCTGGCTCTTCTTTAGATATCTGGCCATTGGAG GCTATGTTGGAGCTGCAACAGTGGCAGCAGCTGCCTGGTGGTTCTTGTACAGTGATGATGGTCCAATGGTCACCTTCCACCAGCTG TCTCACTTCATGCAGTGCAGTGAGGACAACGAAGACTTTGATGGTGTCCACTGTGAGGTATTTGAGTCTGCTCCACCAATGACCATGGCTCTGTCTGTACTGGTCACCATTGAGATGTGCAACGCTCTGAACAG CTTGTCTGAGAACCAGTCTCTGGTGCGCATGCCCCCCTGGAGCAACGTCTGGTTGGTGGCTGCCATGAGCCTCTCCATGTCCCTTCACTTCATGATCATCTACATCGACCCCCTGCCC ATGATCTTCAAGCTCACTCACTTGAACGTGGAGCAGTGGATGATCGTGCTGAAGCTTTCCATCCCAGTCATCCTTCTCGATGAGCTTCTTAAATTTGTGGCTCGCACATATCTGGACG GCAAAGTCTAG
- the atp2a1 gene encoding sarcoplasmic/endoplasmic reticulum calcium ATPase 1 isoform X2: MENAHTKESEDVLAYFGVTEDTGLSPEQVKKSLEKYGYNELPAEEGKSIWELVVEQFEDLLVRILLLAACISFVLAWFEEGEETVTAFVEPFVILLILIANAVVGVWQERNAESAIEALKEYEPEMGKVYRADRKSVQRIKAREIVPGDVVEVSVGDKVPADIRIISIKSTTLRVDQSILTGESVSVIKHTDPVPDPRAVNQDKKNMLFSGTNIAAGKAIGIAVATGVSTEIGKIRDQMAATEQEKTPLQQKLDEFGEQLSKVISLICVAVWIINIGHFNDPVHGGSWIRGAIYYFKIAVALAVAAIPEGLPAVITTCLALGTRRMAKKNAIVRSLPSVETLGCTSVICSDKTGTLTTNQMCVTKMFVIDRVEGDSVSLCQFDISGSKYTPEGEVTKNGAFVKCGQYDGLVELATICALCNDSSLDYNESKGIYEKVGEATETALCCLVEKMNVFNTEVRSLSKVERANACCSVIKHLMRKEFTLEFSRDRKSMSVYCCPAKSAKAPVGNKMFVKGAPEGVIDRCTYVRVGTNRVPLTGPVKDHIMSVIKEWGTGRDTLRCLALATCDTPLRKEEMNLEDSTKFADYETDLTFVGCVGMLDPPRKEVMSSIELCRAAGIRVIMITGDNKGTAVAICRRIGIFTEDEDVTGKAFTGREFDDLAPYDQKKAVRKACCFARVEPAHKSKIVEFLQGFDEITAMTGDGVNDAPALKKAEIGIAMGSGTAVAKSASEMVLADDNFSSIVSAVEEGRAIYNNMKQFIRYLISSNVGEVVCIFLTAALGLPEALIPVQLLWVNLVTDGLPATALGFNPPDLDIMGKPPRSPKEPLISGWLFFRYLAIGGYVGAATVAAAAWWFLYSDDGPMVTFHQLSHFMQCSEDNEDFDGVHCEVFESAPPMTMALSVLVTIEMCNALNSLSENQSLVRMPPWSNVWLVAAMSLSMSLHFMIIYIDPLPMIFKLTHLNVEQWMIVLKLSIPVILLDELLKFVARTYLDA, from the exons GCAAAAGTATCTGGGAGTTGGTGGTGGAGCAGTTCGAGGACCTGTTGGTCAGAATCCTTCTACTGGCAGCCTGCATCTCTTTT GTGCTGGCTTGGTTTGAGGAAGGAGAAGAAACTGTGACTGCTTTTGTCGAGCCCTTTgtcatcctcctcatcctcatcgCGAATGCTGTTGTTGGAGTGTGGCAG GAGCGCAATGCAGAGAGCGCCATCGAGGCCCTGAAGGAGTACGAGCCTGAAATGGGGAAAGTTTATAGGGCAGACAGGAAGAGCGTGCAGAGAATCAAGGCCAGGGAGATCGTTCCTGGTGATGTAGTGGAGGTCTCTG TTGGTGACAAAGTGCCAGCTGATATCAGGATCATCTCCATCAAATCTACAACCCTGCGTGTGGACCAGTCCATTCTTACTG GTGAGTCTGTCAGCGTGATCAAGCACACAGATCCAGTTCCAGACCCCCGAGCCGTCAACCAGGACAAGAAGAACATGTTGTTCTCT GGCACCAACATTGCTGCCGGTAAAGCCATTGGCATTGCTGTTGCGACTGGTGTCTCTACCGAGATCGGCAAGATTCGCGACCAGATGGCTGCCACCGAGCAGGAGAAGACCCCTCTGCAGCAGAAACTGGACGAGTTTGGAGAGCAGCTCTCAAAG GTCATCTCCCTGATTTGTGTGGCCGTGTGGATAATCAACATCGGTCATTTCAATGACCCCGTCCATGGAGGCTCCTGGATCCGCGGCGCTATCTATTATTTCAAGATTGCTGTGGCTTTGGCTGTGGCTGCTATTCCTGAAG GCCTGCCTGCTGTCATCACCACTTGCCTTGCGCTGGGAACACGTCGTATGGCCAAGAAGAACGCCATCGTCAGAAGCCTGCCTTCTGTGGAGACCCTGGGCTGCACCTCGGTCATCTGCTCCGATAAGACCGGCACCCTCACCACCAACCAGATGTGTGTGACCAAG ATGTTCGTCATCGATAGAGTTGAAGGCGACAGCGTTTCCCTCTGTCAGTTTGACATTTCGGGCTCAAAGTACACCCCAGAGGGAGAAGT AACAAAGAATGGTGCGTTTGTGAAGTGCGGACAGTATGACGGATTGGTTGAGCTGGCAACTATTTGCGCACTGTGCAATGATTCTTCTCTGGACTACAACGAG TCCAAGGGCATTTATGAGAAGGTGGGTGAGGCCACTGAGACGGCCCTGTGCTGTTTGGTGGAGAAGATGAATGTGTTCAACACTGAAGTGCGCAGCCTGTCCAAGGTGGAGAGGGCAAACGCTTGCTGTTCC GTTATCAAGCATCTGATGAGAAAGGAGTTCACCCTGGAGTTCTCCAGAGACAGAAAGTCCATGTCAGTCTACTGCTGTCCTGCTAAGTCGGCCAAAGCACCTGTGGGAAACAAGATGTTTGTCAAA GGTGCTCCAGAGGGAGTTATTGACCGCTGCACTTATGTTCGTGTGGGTACTAACCGTGTACCGCTGACTGGCCCGGTGAAAGACCACATCATGTCAGTCATCAAGGAATGGGGCACCGGACGCGACACCCTCCGCTGTTTGGCCCTGGCCACATGTGACACACCTCTgaggaaggaggagatgaacTTGGAGGACTcaacaaagtttgcagactacgAG ACGGACCTGACCTTTGTTGGCTGCGTTGGTATGCTTGACCCTCCTCGGAAAGAAGTCATGAGCTCCATTGAGTTGTGCAGGGCCGCCGGTATCCGTGTCATCATGATCACTG GTGACAACAAAGGTACGGCTGTGGCCATCTGCCGCCGCATTGGCATCTTCACTGAGGATGAGGATGTCACAGGCAAGGCCTTCACCGGCCGTGAGTTTGATGACCTCGCTCCATATGACCAGAAGAAGGCCGTTCGAAAGGCTTGCTGCTTCGCCAGAGTTGAACCAGCACACAAGTCTAAGATTGTGGAGTTCCTACAAGGCTTTGATGAGATTACAGCCATG ACTGGTGATGGAGTGAACGATGCCCCCGCCTTGAAGAAGGCGGAGATTGGCATCGCCATGGGCTCTGGCACTGCCGTTGCCAAGTCTGCCTCTGAGATGGTCCTGGCTGACGACAACTTCTCTTCCATTGTGTCTGCTGTTGAGGAGGGCAGAGCCATTTACAACAACATGAAGCAGTTCATCCGCTACCTCATCTCCTCGAATGTGGGCGAGGTCGTCTG TATCTTCCTGACTGCTGCACTCGGTCTTCCTGAGGCTCTGATCCCCGTCCAGCTTCTTTGGGTCAACCTCGTGACTGACGGTCTGCCTGCCACCGCACTGGGCTTCAACCCGCCTGACCTGGACATCATGGGCAAACCCCCCCGCTCCCCCAAAGAGCCCCTCATCTCTGGCTGGCTCTTCTTTAGATATCTGGCCATTGGAG GCTATGTTGGAGCTGCAACAGTGGCAGCAGCTGCCTGGTGGTTCTTGTACAGTGATGATGGTCCAATGGTCACCTTCCACCAGCTG TCTCACTTCATGCAGTGCAGTGAGGACAACGAAGACTTTGATGGTGTCCACTGTGAGGTATTTGAGTCTGCTCCACCAATGACCATGGCTCTGTCTGTACTGGTCACCATTGAGATGTGCAACGCTCTGAACAG CTTGTCTGAGAACCAGTCTCTGGTGCGCATGCCCCCCTGGAGCAACGTCTGGTTGGTGGCTGCCATGAGCCTCTCCATGTCCCTTCACTTCATGATCATCTACATCGACCCCCTGCCC ATGATCTTCAAGCTCACTCACTTGAACGTGGAGCAGTGGATGATCGTGCTGAAGCTTTCCATCCCAGTCATCCTTCTCGATGAGCTTCTTAAATTTGTGGCTCGCACATATCTGGACG CCTAA